Genomic window (Haloarchaeobius salinus):
ACCGTGCTCGACGAGGTCGGTGACGGACCCGTCGTCCCGGCGTTCAACAAGGCCGACTGCGTCGACGAGGACGAACTCCGCCGCAAGTCCGCGGTACTCCCCGACGACCTCGGCGAGCCGGTCCCCATCAGCGCGACCGAGGGGACCGGACTGAAGGACCTGCAAACGCGCGTCCTCGCGGAACTCCCGGCGACGACCGAGACGTTCGAGCTTCCGCAGGGCGACGACACGATGGGCTTCGTCGCGTGGTGCCACGACCACGGTACCGTCGAGGCCGTCGAGTACGGGGAGCACGTCCGGCTCCAACTGAGGGCACGACCGACGGTCGTCGAGCAGGCCCACGCCCGGGCGGCGACGCTCACGGAGGGCACCACGGACACCGCCGGGTCGTCCTCCGACAGCAGTGCTTGACTACGCTTAAGGGCTCACGGCCCGGGCTTTCGAGCATGAAACCACGCGACCTCTCGGCTCACGTCGCCTACGAGGCGGGGCGCGGCATCGAGGAGGTCGCCAGGGACCTCGGCGTGGACCCGGCGGCACTCACGAAGCTCGCGTCGAACGAGAACCCCCACGGCACCTCGCCGGCGGCGGTCGAGGCCATCCGGGGGACCGCCCCGGGCGTCTCCTCGTATCCGAAGGCGGCCCACGCCGACCTGCGGGACGCCCTGGCCGACCGCTGGGACTGCGACGCAGCGCAGGTCTGGCTCGCCAACGGCGGCGACGGCGCGCTCGACTACCTCGCCCGGGCGATGCTCGACCCGGGCGACACCGTCCTCGTCCCGGATCCGGGCTTCGCCTACTACGGGATGAGCGCCCGCTACCACCACGGCGAGGTCGAGACGTACGAGCTGGCGTGCCCGGAGCTCGCACTGACGCCCGAGACGGTGCTCTCCGACTACGACGGCGAGCGCATCGTCTACCTCACCAGCCCGCACAACCCCACCGGTGGGACGTTCACGCTCGACGCCATCGAGCACATCGCCGACGAGACCGCCGAGGAGACGCTCGTCCTCGTCGACGAGGCCTACGGCGAGTACGCCGACGTCGAGAGCGCACGGGGCCTGCTCGAGGAGCGCGACGACGTGGCCATCCTCCGGACGTTCTCGAAGGCCTACGGACTGGCCGGCGTGCGGCTGGGCTACGCGCTGGTCCCCCGGGACTGGGCCGACGCCTACGCACGCGTGAACACGCCGTTCGCGGCGAGCGAGCTGGCCTGCCGCGCCGGACTCGCCGCCCTCGAAGACGACGCACACGTCGAGAAATCGGTCGAGACGGCCCGCTGGGCGCGCGAGTACATGCGCGAGGAGATCGACGCGCCGGTGTGGCCCTCGGAGGGCAACTTCGTCCTCGTCGACGTGAGCGAGGCTCGCGGTCCCGAGAGTGCCGGTGCCGTCGCCGACGAGATGCAACGCGCGGGCGTCATCGTCCGTGACTGCACGAGCTTCGGGCTGCCCGGCTGCGTGCGGATCACGTGCGGTACCGAGGACGGGACCCGCGAGGCGGTCGAGACGCTGAACGAGGTGCTCGGGAAGTGAGGGTCGCCGTGACCGGCACGCCCGGGACGGGTAAGACGACCGCCACGGAGCTGCTCGCCGAGGCCCGGGACGACGTGGACGTGGTCCACCTGAACGAGATCATCGAGCGGGAGGAGCTGTACGAGACGGTCGACGAGGAGCGCGACAGCGTCGTCGCGGACCTCGACGCGCTCGCGGCGTGGGTGGAGGAGTACGAGGCAGCCGGCGACGCCGGAGCGGCCATCCTGGTGCTCGACTCCCACCTCGCGCACCACCTCGACGCGGACCGCGTGGCCGTCCTGCGCTGTGCGCCCGAAGCACTCGCGACACGGCTGCGCGACCGGGGCGAGTCCGACGCGAAGGCCGCCGAGAACGCCGAGAGCGAGGCGCTCGACGTCGTGCTCTCGGAGGCTGTCGAGACCCACGGGCTGGACTCGGTGTACGAGATCGAGACGACCCGGTCGAGCCCCGAGGCGGTCGCCGACGCCCTCGCGGCTGTCGTCGACGGAACGCGAGAACCGAGTGCGGGCGACGTGGACTACCTCGACTACCTATGACGCTCGACCAGCTCAGACCACGCATCCAGGCGCTGCTCGACCCGTTCGTCAGGCTCGCCGACCGGCTCGGGCTGACCCCCAACGCCGTCAGCGTCATCGCGTTCGGGCTCGCTGGCGCGGCCGCCGTCGCGTTCGCCCTCGGCGGCCCTGCCGTCGAGGCCCCCGCCGGGAGCCGTGCCGTCTGGTACGCCCTCGGCGCGGTCTGTGTCGGCCTCAACGGCTGGCTGGACGTCATCGACGGCGAGCTGGCCCGGGCGCAGGACGTGGCCAGCGAGGCGGGCGACGTGCTCGACCACGTGCTCGACCGGTACGCCGACCTCGTCATCATCGCCGGCTTCGCCGCCGGTATCGGCCGCTACGACCTCGGGCTCGCGGCCGTCACGGGCGTCCTGATGACCTCCTACCTCGGCACGCAGGCACAGGCGGTCGGCGTCGGCCGGCTCTACGCGGGCGTGCTCGGCCGTGCGGACCGGCTCGCGCTCTCCGGCCTCGTCGGCTTTGCGGCGGCCGGCGTCTCCCGGACCGTATACGGGCTCGATGTCGTCGGCTGGCTGCTCGTCGTCTTCGCCGTCGTCGGGCACCTCACCGCGCTCCAGCGGTTCCACGAGGTCTGGGGCCAGCTGGACTGAGCCGTCGTATCTTTTATCACTGCACGCGACGAACGGCCGCGTATGGTTCAGTGTGAGATGTGTGGTGCCGAGACGGCGTCGCCGAAGACGGTGAAGGTCGAGGGCGCAGAGCTGGACGTCTGCGACGACTGTGCCGACTTCGGAACCGAAGTGAAGACCCAGCAGTCCTCGAGCACTTCCACGAAGTACTCGACCAGCAGCTCGAGTTCTTCCTCGTCCTCCTCGAGCTCGTCCAGCTCGTCCGGCGGTTCTGGCGGCGGCGGCTCCTCCCGGCGTCGGTCGGACATGTTCGACGACATGGACGAGCTCGCCCAGGACTACGACGAACGCATCCGACGGGCGCGCGAGGACCGCGGGCTGAGCCAGTCCGACCTCGCGAACGAACTCAACGAGAAGGCCAGCCTCATCCGCAAGCTCGAACGCGGCGACACGCTGCCGAGCGACAAGGTGCAGTCCAAGCTGGAGCGGTTCCTCGAGATCAACCTCGATATGGGTGGCGGCAGCGACGAGGACAGCGACTGGGACTCCGGTTCCTCGACGACCACGACGCTCGGCGACGTGGTCAAGCGCAAGGACTGACGGGAGCGGACCTGTCACCGCCGTTCTCCCCGTCCGTCAGACGGGCGTCATGCGCGCGTACGACCGTCTTTTTTCAGGATGAATACGCTTAACCAAACAGTCATGAGAGATGACGCTGTATTGGGCGACAATGGCCGACGAGGAATCACCGACTGCGGCGACAGGACCGGAGGAGTCGCCACCGGACAACCCGTTATACAATCTGTACCGCGAGTACATCGGCGAACCGGAGGAGGAGACGGACGTCTACCTGGGCTTCGGGCTGTTCTTCGGGGGCATCGCCGTCGGTATCATCGCGCTGCTGTTGACCGTGGTCAGCTTCACGAGCTTCGAGGCGGGGACGGACCCGTTCTGGAACTGGACGCGCATCGCGTACGCCCTCGGAATGCTCTCGCTCCCCGCGACCATCACCGGTATCGTGGTCCTGCTCCCGGTCGAACGCCGGGCGGTCTACGCGTCCGCGGCGGGCGGCGTCATCGACCTGGCCGCCGTCGTCTGGTTCGTCTCCGTCTACCCCGGGCAGTGGAACGAGTACGGCGTCGGGGCGACCCTCGGCGTCATCGGCCTCTACGCGCTCGGGCTGGTCCTCGTCGTCGGCTCGACCGGCGCGGCGCTGGTCGCGGACCAGCTCGAACGCTACCGCAAGCCCGGGCCGGCCGACATCGAGCCGATGGAGGAGGAGGAGGCCGAGCCCGAGGAGTCCTACTCCGACGCCGAGATCCAGGCGGACATCGACCAGGCGATGTCGGGCGTCGACCTCTCGTGGGGCGGCGTCGAGAAGAGCGACAACCGTCGCCTCCAGTTCAGCGTCGACGAGGAGATGGACACCTCGGCGTTCAGCCAGCAGAGCGCGAAGGTGACGCGCTCGCAGGGCGTCGACTCGCAGATACAGAACCTCAAGGCGATGAAGGGCGGCGAGAAGAAGACCGCCACCTCGAACACCACGGTCGACGACCAGACCCAGAAGCTCAAGGAACTCCGCGAGCGTCGACAGCGCGAGGAGCAGCGCAAGACCGAGGAGTCCACGAGCATCGCCGCGGCGACCGGCGGTAGTGGTGGGTTATTCGCCCGCATCAAGCGGGCACTCGGCCTCAGCTGACCTGCGTCGGACGATTCGGTAACGCCTTGCTAATATCATGTCCGATAGTGATGAAATAATTTCACATAGTTTTATTATTCGGTGGGTTAGAATGGGCAAATATGGCTAAAGGCCTGGACGTTGGGACGATGAACATTCTGTCGGCCCAACAAGATGGGAACGACACGGTGTTCGTACAGCAGCGGAACTCCTTCGTGGAGATCGAGTACTCGGACATGGCCGAGCAGATGCTCTCTCGCTCGGAAGTGCTCCACATCCGGAAGGACGACAAGGTGTACGTCGTCGGTGACGACGCCCTGAACTTCGCGAACATCTTCAACAAGGAGACACGCCGCCCGATGAAGCACGGCATCCTCTCCTCCTCGGAGAAGTCCGCGATCCCGATGATGAAGCTCATCATCGAGCAGGTCGTCGGCGAGCCGAACCACCCCGACGAGAAGCTCTACTTCTCGGTGCCGGCCGACCCGATCGACTCCGAACTGTCGACGCTCTACCACCAGAAGACCATCGAGAGCTTCCTCGGCAACATGGGCTACGACGCCGAACCCATCAACGAGGGGATGGCCGTCATCTACAGCGAGCTCGCGGACAACAACTTCACCGGGCTGGGCATCAGCTTCGGCGCGGGCATGACGAACGTCTGTCTCGCGTACTACGCGGTGCCGGTCATGAAGTTCTCCGTCGCCCGCGGTGGCGACTGGATCGACGAGCAGGCCGCACAGGCCACGGGCACGCCCGTCGACAAGGTCACCTCCATCAAGGAGAACGACTTCGAGCTCGACTTCACCACCGACGTCGGTGGCGTCGAGGGTGCACTCAGCATCTACTACGAGAACCTGCTCGACTACGTCATCGAGAACGTCGTCCGCGAGGTCGACGAGGAGGACGTCGAGGAAGGGCTGGACGTGCCCGTCGTCGTCACCGGCGGCACCTCCAGCCCGGACGGCTTCGAGGCGCTGTTCCGCGACCACCTCGAGGACGCGAACATTCCGTTCTCCATCAGTGGCGTCCAGCACGCCAACGAGCCGCTGTACTCCGTCGCACGTGGCTCGCTCGTCGCCGCCCGCTCCGACGAGGACGTCGACGAGCGCGAGGCCGGGGCAGAGGCCGAAGCACCCGCCGCCGACGAGTAGAGTCCACACACACCACTTCTTTCGCTCGCTCACGACCGACCAGTGGGAGCGCTCGCTAACGGTGAGCAGAACAGAGTACCGTCGGTGGGCTCCCTACTGGCCGGAGCCGTCCGCAGCGACCTCGACCTCTTCGTCGGTCTCCTCGTGGGTGCCGTCGCCGGCCGGTGCGTCTTCGGCGTCGTCCTCCACGTCCTCTTCGGCCTCGGTGCCGTCTCCCTGGGCCTCGTCCCCCTCGGTGTTGGAGTCGGCTTCGGCCCCGTCGCCGGCCTCGCTCTCGACCGCTTCGTCGTCCGCAACCTCGGTCTCCTCCACCGCTTCGTCGTCCGCGTCCTCCGCTGCATCGTCGCTCGCGTCCGCTGGTTCGTCGGTCTCTCCAGACGCGGTCTCTGCGCTCTCGGACTCGCCAGCCTCCGCAGCCGAGTCGTCAGCGCCCTCGACGTCGGCGCGCTCGTCGTCCGGCTCGGGCTCCTCCTCGACGTCGCCGTTCACCGCATCGCGTCGGGCCTGCTCGATCCGCTCCAGCCGCTCGGCGTGTTCGTCGAGTCCGTCGGCGGCGAACTTCTGCTGGAACCGCTGGATGGCGTCCTGCCAGGACTCGAGTCGCTTCGGTTCGCTCTGGTGGTCGACCGGCACGCCGACCCACCCACACGAGTCACAGCCGTAGGCTTCCACGTCGCTCAGGGAGTACGCGCTGAGCGAGGAACCACACCGCGGGCACTCTTTCATACAGGAACGTGAACGACCGGAATAATAAGCGTGTTCCATCCTCTCACGGTTCCGGTACGTGTACCATACCGAACCGGGTATTACTACTGGACATTTACAAACCTTTTTGTATTCCCATAATGTATGTGGCGTCAATGAGTGCGACCCCGTCCGCGAACGTCGAACGAACCATCGAACAGTGTCGCCCGGAGGACCTCCAGCCCGTATCGCTGGACGCTCAGGCGCTCGACTCGACGGCACCGGAGTACCTGCGCGACCTCAAGCACGAGCTCACCGAGTCCGGCTACGTCCCGTCCGTCCTGACGGTGCGGGCCTGCTTCGACGAGGACTGCTCGCTCGAGACCCAGCGCGAGGTCGACCGCGTGCGCGGGTTCGTCCGCGCGGCGGCGTTCCTCGGCGCGGCCCGGATCACCGTCGAATGCGGCGACGTGGCCGACGCGGACAAGGTCGAGCCCGCGCTCTCGGCGTGTGCAGAACGCGCACGTCGCGAGGGGGTCGGCTTCGAACTCGACGGGCCTATCAGCCTCGACGACTGATTCTTCGCCGATGAGCACACGGCGCGCGCTGGCCCAGCAACTCGGCGTGGTCGCCGGCTTCGACTCGCCGCGGACCGACCTCGAACAGTACCCGACACCGCCCGAGGTAGCCGCCTCCATCGTCCACGTCGCCGACACGCAGGGCGACATCGCCGGTGCGACGGTGCTGGACCTCGGCACCGGGACGGGGATGCTCGCACTCGGGACCGCACTCAGGGGCGCAGAGCGGGTCGTCGGCGTCGACCTCGACCGGGACGCACTCGCGACCGCCCTGGAGAACGAACGACGCGTGGGCGCACGCACAACCGTCGAGTGGTGCTGTGGCGACGCGACGAACCCGCCGCTGTGTCCCTCGGGGGCGACGACGGTGCTGATGAACCCCCCGTTCGGTGCACAGGACGGCAACGAGCACGCGGACCGGGCGTTCCTGACCGCAGCAGCATCGCTCGCGGAGGTCTCCTACTCCGTCCACAACGAGGGTAGCCGGACGTTCGTCGAGTCCTTCGCGGCCGACAACGCGGGCGAGGTCACCCACGCCTTCGCGGCGGAGCTCGACCTCGACCGGCAGTTCCCCTTCCACGAGTCAGCGACCCACACCGTCGACGCGGAGGTGTTCAGGATCGAGTGGCACCGCGACGACTGAGCGACGGGCGGGCCGCACCGGCTGCCCGCTACCGGTACGTCTCCTCGGCGAACACGCGGACCCGTGTATCGCCGACGACCGCGTAGATGCGGTCCCCGTCGCCGCGTTCCTCGCGGACGAACTCGATGCCGCCGACGGTCACCGAGTCGTTCACCCGCGGCACCGCATCGCGCCCGACGACAGAACCGTTCTGGCTGACGACGAGCTGGTACGGCGCACCACCAGCAGGCATGATGGAGACGTTCTTCCCGTCCAGCCTAGGCTCGGCCGTCACCGCGTTGCTCTCGTGGACCAGCGTCCAGTCGCCGTCGGGCGGCCGGAGGAACACCCGGTACGACGTGCCGCCGCCGACGGCAGACCAGCCGTCGCGGTCGACGCCGACGTCGGCGCTCCAGCCGACGCCGCCGACCCGGACCCGGGTGTAGCCAGTATAGGCGAGCCGTCCGGCCGAGACGCTCTCGTACCAGATGCTCCGGTCCTGGTTGACGACGATGACACCCGAGGAACTCACGTTCGTCTGCTGGGAGAGCGGCCCCACATCGATGACCGGGATGAGCTCGTTGCGGACGTCCTCGGCGTAGGTCACCTGGTAGCCCTCCACCTCGACGGCTCCCTCGCCCGGCACGGAGTCGTCCGACACCGTGGTCAGGTTGCTGTACACCGCCGGTCCGGTCATCACCGCCGCGACGACCACGAGCACCGTCACCGCGCCGGTCCGGAGCGTGAAGGCGTCGAAGTCCCGCTCGGTCACGTCGAGCGCCAGCGCGACCACCACCGCGAGCCCGACGACGAGCACCAGCCCCACGCCGCGGTAGAGGACGTACTCGTCGTTGCCGAGGTACCAGTACACCGCCCAGAGGTTCTTCGCGACCGCGAAGAACAGTACACCCAGCCAGAGCCGTAGCGCGCTCGGTCGGTCGCTCCGCCGGTAGAACACAGCCACGCCGAGCAGGAAGCCCACGAACAGCCCGAACGCGTGGCCCTGGATGGCGATGCCGGCCCACCACGGCGGCGACGGCGGGCTCGGCGACGCCCCCTGCACCAGCACGGGGTCCCGGAGCACGTCGTACAGCAGCGAGAGGAACCGCTGGCCGCCCAGCACCGCCACGACGGTCGTCAGCGGGTACCGGACCAGCGCGAAGCCCGCGAACGCGAACACGACACCCGAGAAGCCGATGACCGCGCCGATGGAGAACAGCGCCGTCAGCAGCCCCACGGCGACGACCACGGTGGGATAGACGACGAGTGCCCGGATCCAGGGGTTCGTCCGCCACGACGCGAACGACTCCGACCCGCGGTTCTCGGGAAAGTGGCCCCACGCGTACTCCGCCAGCGGGCTCAACACGAGCGTACCGATGAGGTTGCCCGTCAGGTGCCCCGGACTGGCGTGCGAGAACCCCGCGGTCAGCAGCCCCGTCGGGTAGAGGTACGACCACGCCCGGAACGGGAGCACCACCGGGTCCCGCCAGTGGTCCCAGCCGCCCTGCACGAACAGGTACACCGCCAG
Coding sequences:
- a CDS encoding zf-TFIIB domain-containing protein, which translates into the protein MKECPRCGSSLSAYSLSDVEAYGCDSCGWVGVPVDHQSEPKRLESWQDAIQRFQQKFAADGLDEHAERLERIEQARRDAVNGDVEEEPEPDDERADVEGADDSAAEAGESESAETASGETDEPADASDDAAEDADDEAVEETEVADDEAVESEAGDGAEADSNTEGDEAQGDGTEAEEDVEDDAEDAPAGDGTHEETDEEVEVAADGSGQ
- a CDS encoding adenylate kinase family protein; translation: MRVAVTGTPGTGKTTATELLAEARDDVDVVHLNEIIEREELYETVDEERDSVVADLDALAAWVEEYEAAGDAGAAILVLDSHLAHHLDADRVAVLRCAPEALATRLRDRGESDAKAAENAESEALDVVLSEAVETHGLDSVYEIETTRSSPEAVADALAAVVDGTREPSAGDVDYLDYL
- a CDS encoding CDP-alcohol phosphatidyltransferase family protein, coding for MTLDQLRPRIQALLDPFVRLADRLGLTPNAVSVIAFGLAGAAAVAFALGGPAVEAPAGSRAVWYALGAVCVGLNGWLDVIDGELARAQDVASEAGDVLDHVLDRYADLVIIAGFAAGIGRYDLGLAAVTGVLMTSYLGTQAQAVGVGRLYAGVLGRADRLALSGLVGFAAAGVSRTVYGLDVVGWLLVVFAVVGHLTALQRFHEVWGQLD
- the hisC gene encoding histidinol-phosphate transaminase, with the translated sequence MKPRDLSAHVAYEAGRGIEEVARDLGVDPAALTKLASNENPHGTSPAAVEAIRGTAPGVSSYPKAAHADLRDALADRWDCDAAQVWLANGGDGALDYLARAMLDPGDTVLVPDPGFAYYGMSARYHHGEVETYELACPELALTPETVLSDYDGERIVYLTSPHNPTGGTFTLDAIEHIADETAEETLVLVDEAYGEYADVESARGLLEERDDVAILRTFSKAYGLAGVRLGYALVPRDWADAYARVNTPFAASELACRAGLAALEDDAHVEKSVETARWAREYMREEIDAPVWPSEGNFVLVDVSEARGPESAGAVADEMQRAGVIVRDCTSFGLPGCVRITCGTEDGTREAVETLNEVLGK
- a CDS encoding DUF7139 domain-containing protein, with the translated sequence MADEESPTAATGPEESPPDNPLYNLYREYIGEPEEETDVYLGFGLFFGGIAVGIIALLLTVVSFTSFEAGTDPFWNWTRIAYALGMLSLPATITGIVVLLPVERRAVYASAAGGVIDLAAVVWFVSVYPGQWNEYGVGATLGVIGLYALGLVLVVGSTGAALVADQLERYRKPGPADIEPMEEEEAEPEESYSDAEIQADIDQAMSGVDLSWGGVEKSDNRRLQFSVDEEMDTSAFSQQSAKVTRSQGVDSQIQNLKAMKGGEKKTATSNTTVDDQTQKLKELRERRQREEQRKTEESTSIAAATGGSGGLFARIKRALGLS
- a CDS encoding rhomboid family intramembrane serine protease, with the protein product MDLLSTALVGFVLVSLAVSVGIVARIDRPGGEWGARLRSRWVMGVPWGTLVVVGFVLAVYLFVQGGWDHWRDPVVLPFRAWSYLYPTGLLTAGFSHASPGHLTGNLIGTLVLSPLAEYAWGHFPENRGSESFASWRTNPWIRALVVYPTVVVAVGLLTALFSIGAVIGFSGVVFAFAGFALVRYPLTTVVAVLGGQRFLSLLYDVLRDPVLVQGASPSPPSPPWWAGIAIQGHAFGLFVGFLLGVAVFYRRSDRPSALRLWLGVLFFAVAKNLWAVYWYLGNDEYVLYRGVGLVLVVGLAVVVALALDVTERDFDAFTLRTGAVTVLVVVAAVMTGPAVYSNLTTVSDDSVPGEGAVEVEGYQVTYAEDVRNELIPVIDVGPLSQQTNVSSSGVIVVNQDRSIWYESVSAGRLAYTGYTRVRVGGVGWSADVGVDRDGWSAVGGGTSYRVFLRPPDGDWTLVHESNAVTAEPRLDGKNVSIMPAGGAPYQLVVSQNGSVVGRDAVPRVNDSVTVGGIEFVREERGDGDRIYAVVGDTRVRVFAEETYR
- a CDS encoding multiprotein bridging factor aMBF1: MVQCEMCGAETASPKTVKVEGAELDVCDDCADFGTEVKTQQSSSTSTKYSTSSSSSSSSSSSSSSSSGGSGGGGSSRRRSDMFDDMDELAQDYDERIRRAREDRGLSQSDLANELNEKASLIRKLERGDTLPSDKVQSKLERFLEINLDMGGGSDEDSDWDSGSSTTTTLGDVVKRKD
- a CDS encoding METTL5 family protein; its protein translation is MSTRRALAQQLGVVAGFDSPRTDLEQYPTPPEVAASIVHVADTQGDIAGATVLDLGTGTGMLALGTALRGAERVVGVDLDRDALATALENERRVGARTTVEWCCGDATNPPLCPSGATTVLMNPPFGAQDGNEHADRAFLTAAASLAEVSYSVHNEGSRTFVESFAADNAGEVTHAFAAELDLDRQFPFHESATHTVDAEVFRIEWHRDD